A genomic window from Gossypium hirsutum isolate 1008001.06 chromosome D12, Gossypium_hirsutum_v2.1, whole genome shotgun sequence includes:
- the LOC107946692 gene encoding histone-lysine N-methyltransferase, H3 lysine-9 specific SUVH6, with amino-acid sequence MVVSDDMLHIKTSKLASGTHSEKCSGRVSTENGHFASTSKYKHAKVYAIRDFPPDCGWLDEPIDRPSEQKDLPQENVATSEIEVFPQGGVKSYPDQSSRRRILGRKCYTQEEVTVVRDFPPFCGRNAPPLNEEERMKWLASLKNKGIKLVTAVNEEKLSEKTRCTDGKQVIEAVQDVIALEGRAPRLSAEEIQSKPEEPPSEKMRKQGACEASSRNDVKECMYNIIGNSTKSPCGASPKEFHSKLKKVIEKRDGNIRVSEENPICNIALKAEDKDFETNLSDSSAFENQLLEEEDESQEVLSDRSIVPGLIASPWLHAKITCNPGLAGGSSKRKRMNSFALLSRANTKNNSPTKQAHQGLSQVVIWNKKDSLQQDVLYTNDSSTQRSYGNNVSLPPCRTSTGRASDAMTSRNKVREILRLFQDICQKLLHEEESKINGEGKTLKRVDFLAAKILKEKMEYVNTGKQIIGSVPGVEVGDEFQYFVELNIVGLHRPSQVGIDYIKRGERTIATSIIASGAYEDELDNSDILTYMGQGGNVMQKGKQPEDQRLERGNLALANSRFVKNPVRVIRGETRSSGLSEGRGKTYVYDGLYVVEEFKQEPGPHGKLVYKFKLVRIPGQPEIAWKVVRKSKVREGLCVQDISQGKEIIPICAINTRDSERPPLFLYVPHMIYPDWCRRTPSKGCDCINGCSQSVKCSCVMRNGGQIPYNHNGAIVETKPLVYECGPTCKCPASCYNRVSQHGIKFQFEIFKTKSTGWGVRSLNSIPSGSFICEYAGELLEDREAEKRTGKDEYLFDIGNKYSDSSLWDDLSTLIHDSRSSFRQVVPEYGFTIDAARFGNMGRFINHSCSPNLYAQNVLYDHDDKRIPHIMLFAAENIPPLQELTYHYNYMIDQVHDESGDIRKKVCCCGSSKCTGRLY; translated from the exons ATGGTGGTTTCTGATGACATGCTGCATATAAAAACATCAAAGCTTGCAAGTGGTACTCATTCTGAGAAATGCTCGGGAAGAGTTTCAActgaaaatggtcattttgcctcaACATCCAAGTATAAGCATGCTAAAGTTTATGCTATTCGAGATTTTCCGCCAGATTGTGGATGGTTGGATGAACCGATCGATAGACCAAGTGAACAG AAGGATTTGCCTCAGGAGAATGTTGCTACTTCAGAAATAGAGGTATTTCCACAAGGTGGTGTGAAATCCTATCCTGATCAGAGCAGTCGGAGGAGGATTCTAGGAAGGAAGTGTTATACTCAGGAAGAAGTCACTGTCGTGAGAGACTTCCCTCCATTTTGTGGAAGAAATGCTCCGCCTCTTAATGAGGAGGAGCGCATGAAATGGCTTGCCTCTCTAAAGAACAAGGGTATCAAACTAGTGACCGCAGTGAACGAAGAAAAGCTCTCTGAAAAGACCAGATGTACTGATGGTAAACAAGTGATTGAAGCTGTTCAGGATGTAATTGCTCTAGAAGGTCGTGCTCCTAGACTATCTGCAGAAGAAATTCAATCTAAACCAGAGGAGCCACCTTCTGAAAAAATGAGGAAGCAAGGTGCTTGCGAAGCTTCTTCTAGGAATGATGTGAAGGAGTGCATGTACAATATAATTGGAAACAGCACCAAATCTCCTTGTGGAGCTTCTCCAAAGGAATTTCATAGCAAGTTGAAGAAAGTAATTGAAAAAAGAGATGGAAATATTAGAGTTTCGGAGGAAAATCCTATATGTAATATTGCTCTGAAAGCAGAGGACAAGGATTTTGAGACAAATCTTTCTGATTCATCTGCCTTTGAGAATCAATTGCTTGAGGAGGAGGATGAGAGTCAAGAAGTTTTATCAGACAGGTCAATTGTTCCAGGCCTCATCGCTTCCCCTTGGTTGCACGCGAAAATCACCTGCAATCCTGGTCTGGCTGGTGGTTCATCTAAAAGAAAAAGGATGAACAGCTTTGCATTGCTATCACGAGCTAATACCAAGAACAATTCTCCCACGAAGCAGGCTCATCAAGGACTCAGCCAAGTGGTTATTTGGAATAAGAAAGACTCATTACAGCAGGATGTGCTATACACAAATGATAGTTCTACTCAGAGATCATACGGTAACAATGTGAGCCTTCCTCCTTGCCGAACTAGTACAGGTCGTGCTAGTGATGCAATGACTAGTAGGAACAAAGTAAGAGAGATATTACGCCTATTCCAAGACATCTGCCAAAAGCTCTTACATGAAGAAGAATCAAAGATAAACGGAGAAGGAAAGACTCTTAAGAGGGTGGATTTCCTAGCTGCAAAGATTCTCAAAGAGAAAATGGAATATGTCAACACGGGCAAACAGATTATTGGATCGGTTCCTGGTGTTGAAGTTGGTGATGAGTTTCAGTATTTTGTTGAGCTCAATATTGTTGGCCTTCATCGCCCAAGTCAAGTTGGTATAGATTATATTAAGCGAGGGGAAAGGACCATTGCTACTAGTATCATAGCATCGGGGGCCTATGAGGATGAGTTGGATAACTCAGATATCTTGACTTATATGGGTCAGGGAGGAAATGTGATGCAGAAAGGTAAGCAACCTGAAGACCAGAGGCTTGAAAGAGGAAACCTAGCTTTGGCAAATAGCAGATTTGTGAAGAATCCAGTGAGGGTGATTCGTGGGGAGACAAGGTCTTCTGGTTTGTCAGAAGGTAGAGGTAAGACATATGTTTATGATGGACTCTATGTGGTGGAGGAGTTTAAGCAGGAACCGGGACCACATGGTAAGCTGGTTTATAAATTTAAGCTGGTCAGAATTCCGGGTCAACCAGAGATTGCTTGGAAAGTTGTAAGGAAATCTAAAGTGCGGGAAGGGCTCTGTGTACAGGATATCTCACAAGGAAAGGAGATAATTCCCATTTGTGCTATAAACACCAGAGACAGTGAAAGACCTCCACTATTTTTGTATGTACCTCACATGATATATCCTGATTGGTGCCGCCGTACTCCTTCCAAAGGTTGTGATTGTATCAATGGATGTTCTCAATCTGTGAAATGTTCGTGTGTGATGAGAAATGGAGGACAGATCCCATATAACCATAATGGTGCCATTGTTGAAACTAAGCCCCTTGTCTATGAATGTGGCCCTACTTGCAAGTGTCCTGCTTCTTGCTACAACAGGGTCAGTCAACATGGCATAAAATTTCAGTTTGAAATCTTTAAAACAAAATCAACGGGCTGGGGTGTTAGGTCCTTAAATTCTATCCCTTCCGGAAGTTTTATCTGTGAGTATGCTGGAGAGCTCCTTGAAGATAGGGAAGCTGAAAAAAGAACAGGGAAGGATGAATATCTGTTTGATATCGGAAATAAATACAGCGACAGTTCTCTCTGGGATGACCTTTCAACACTAATACATGATTCACGTTCAAGTTTCCGCCAAGTTGTACCAGAATATGGTTTCACCATTGATGCGGCACGGTTTGGTAATATGGGCAGATTCATAAACCATAGTTGTTCACCTAATTTGTATGCACAAAATGTCCTTTATGATCATGACGACAAGAGAATCCCGCACATAATGCTCTTTGCTGCCGAGAATATTCCTCCCTTGCAAGAGTTGACTTACCATTACAATTATATGATAGATCAAGTTCACGATGAGAGTGGTGACATAAGAAAGAAAGTTTGCTGTTGTGGCTCTTCAAAGTGCACTGGTAGGCTGTATTAA
- the LOC107946691 gene encoding glycosyltransferase BC10 gives MKVAKEWRLGSMGDTKILPGSRHRSPLKRPIWIILMVSFVSLFLVCAYIYPPNSDVACYVFSSRGCKVLTDWLPPPKRELTDEEIISRVVVRDILDTPPVESKNPKIAFMFLTPGSLPFEKLWDMFFRGNEGRFSVYIHASKEKPVHVSPYFLNREIHSSPVTWGAFSMVDAERRLLAYALKGPDNQHFVLLSDSCIPLHNFDYVYNYLMHANMSFIDCFVDPGPHGNGRYSTRMLPEVEEKDFRKGAQWFTMRRQHALLVMADSLYYSRFRDYCRPFADGKNCIADEHYLPTFFNLVDPGGIANWSVTRVDWSERKWHPKSYRAQDVTEIAFSLNLWNGHMKLEVIFNGNFGQYSFSC, from the exons ATGAAGGTAGCTAAGGAGTGGCGATTAGGTAGCATGGGTGATACTAAGATCTTGCCTGGATCTCGCCATCGCTCTCCTTTGAAGAGGCCAATATGGATTATTTTAATGGTTTCTTTTGTCAGCCTTTTTCTAGTTTGTGCTTACATCTATCCACCGAACAGCGATGTTGCATGTTATGTATTTTCTTCTAGAGGTTGCAAGGTCCTTACTGATTGGCTTCCTCCTCCTAAAAGGGAATTAACTGATGAGGAGATTATTTCACGGGTTGTGGTTAGGGATATTTTGGATACACCTCCTGTCGAATCCAAAAATCCTAAAATTGCATTCATGTTCTTAACTCCAGGTTCATTGCCATTTGAGAAGCTTTGGGATATGTTCTTCCGT GGTAATGAGGGAAGATTTTCTGTTTATATCCATGCATCAAAAGAAAAACCAGTGCATGTGAGCCCTTACTTCCTTAACCGGGAAATTCACAGTTCTCCG GTTACATGGGGAGCATTTTCTATGGTTGATGCAGAGAGACGATTATTGGCATATGCTCTAAAAGGTCCTGATAACCAACATTTTGTTTTACTCTCTGACAG TTGTATTCCATTGCATAATTTTGATTACGTCTACAATTATCTAATGCATGCTAATATGAGTTTCATTGACTG CTTTGTGGATCCTGGACCTCATGGAAATGGCAGGTATTCAACACGCATGTTACCTGAAGTAGAAGAGAAAGACTTCAGAAAGGGTGCACAG TGGTTCACAATGAGGCGGCAGCATGCTCTGCTAGTCATGGCTGACAGTCTTTACTATTCAAGGTTTCGGGATTACTGCagg CCATTTGCGGATGGCAAAAACTGCATTGCCGACGAGCATTACCTCCCAACCTTTTTCAAT TTGGTTGACCCCGGTGGCATCGCAAACTGGTCAGTAACGCGCGTTGACTGGTCTGAGAGAAAATGGCACCCTAAATCATACAGGGCACAGGATGTTACAGAGATTGCTTTTTCCCTTAACTTGTGGAATGGACACATGAAGTTGGAGGTTATTTTCAATGGCAACTTTGGACAGTATTCGTTTTCCTGCTAG